TGGGGGAGTGCTGGTACTGCTCGGCTTGGTGCCGTTGTTCGGCCGGGTCGTCGCCGCGATTCCGGCGCCGGTGCTCGGCGGGGCCGGGATCGTGCTGTTCGGATCGGTCGCGGCCAGCGGCATCCGGACGCTCTCGCGGGTCGAGTACGCCGACAATCTGAACCTGGTGGTGGTCGCGGTGTCGCTCGGGATGGGCATGGTGCCGATCGCCCGGCCGCACTTCTGGGACAAGTTCCCGTCCGGTGTCGCCGTCGTACTGGATTCGGGGATCAGCGCGGCGGCGGTGACCGCTGTACTGCTCAACTTGTTCTTCAACCGCTGGCGGGCGCTGCTGAAGGACAAGCCGTCGGTGTTCGCGGCCGCTCCGGACGAGCGCGGAACGCCCTTGCCGGAGGCATAGGCCAGCGTGGTTGCCTTGAGCAACCGACCTGGGCAACCAATCTGGGCAACCAATCTGGGCAATGGATTAGAGGACGCTGAGAGACGCACGCGTTCCTTGAGTTCTGGGGTTAGCCTGGATGGGTGCCGACAACCGGCGAGGGTGGACGCGGGGGAATTCGGGCGCTGACCAGGTTCCTGGGGATCAGCGCACTCGCCGGTGCGCTCGCCGCCGGCCTGGTGGTGCCGATCGTCGGTCTGGCCGGGGTTGGGACCGAGCGGGTGGTCGACTCGCTGACCAGTCTGCCGGAGCGGCTGATCGCGGGCGCGCCGGACGTACGCACCCGGGTCCTGGCCGCCGACGGGAGCCTGATCGCCAACCTGTACGAGGAAAACCGGGCACCGGTCGGGCTGAAGCAGATCGCCCCGAGTATGCGGCACGCGATCGTCGCGATCGAGGACTCGCGGTTCTACCAGCACGGCGCGCTGGACCTGCAGGGCACGCTGCGGGCGATGATCCGCAACCGCGCCGACGGTACGACCGTGCAGGGCGGTTCCAGCATCACCCAGCAGTACGTGAAGATGACGCTGCTGGAGAACGCGCGGACCCCGGCGGACCAGCGCGCCGCGACCGCGCTGACGTACCAGCGCAAGCTGACCGAGCTCCGGTACGCGATCGAGGTCGAACAGCGATACTCCAAGGACCAGATCCTGGACATGTACCTGAATCTGGCGAACTTCGGCGACGGCACGTACGGCGTCCAGGCGGCTGCCCAGCACTACTTCGGCGTGAACGCGTCGCAGCTGACCCTGCCGGAGTCCGCGATGCTGGCCGGGATCGTGAAGAACCCGAGCGGGTACGACCCGGTGTCGAACCCCGGACCGGCGACGGGCCGGCGTAACACCGTGATCGGGCGGATGCTGCAACTCGGCGTGATCTCGGTCGGCGATGCGAACCGCGCGCTGCGTACGCCCGTGATCGACCTGTCCCAGGTGCACCCGATCCTGAACGGCTGCGCCAACTCGGCGTACCCGTTCTACTGCGAGTACGTGGTGTCCAAACTGCTGCAGAACCCGGCGCTCGGTGACACGCCGCAGCAGCGCGATCATTACCTCAAGACCGGCGGGCTGACGATCCGGACGTCGCTCGATCCACGTATCCAGGCGGCCGCGCAGAAGTCGATCGACGAGCACAGCAAACCGAGCGACAACACGATCGCCGCGGTGACGGTGGTCGAGCCGGGGACCGGGCTGGTCAAGGCGATGGTGCAGAGCAAGCCGTACGGGTACGGGATGCACGAGACGGCGTACAACTACAACGTCGAGAAGTCGTACCCGGGTGGGTACGGCGGGTTCCAGAACGGGTCGACGATGAAGGCGTTCACCATCGCCGCCGCGATCCAGCAAGGGATCCCGATCGACTACCAGATCAACTCACCGGACCAGATCGACCTCAGCAACGTGCCGTTCCGTACCTGCAAGGGCTGGACCCGGGACGGGAACTACACGCCGAAGAACTCGACCAAGAGCGGCGATTTCACCATGGTCGACGGTGCCCGGTACTCGGTGAACACGTATTTCCTGCAACTGTCCGAAAAGACCGGATTGTGCGCACCCGCGACCATCGCGGCCAAACTCGGCATGTACAACGCGCAGACGCTGAAACCGCTCGACCAGGTCGTGTCGTTCACCCTCGGGGTCGGGTACGTGACGCCGCTGATGCTGTCGAACGCGTACGCCACGTTCGCCGCGCGCGGGGTGCACTGCGAACCACTGCTGGTCACCGGGATCACCGACCAGAACGGCAAGTCGATCTCGACGCCGGCGCAGGCGTGCAAGCAGGTGCTCGAGCCGTGGGTCGCGGACGGCGTGAACCGGGTGCTGAGCGCGGTGATGGAGCCGGGCGGTACGGGCGGGAACCTGAAGTTCGGCAACTGGGCGCTGGCCGGGAAGACCGGCACGATCAACAAGAACCTCGCGGTCTGGTTCTCCGGCTACGCGCCGAACCTGGCGGCCGCCGCCGTGGTGGCCGACGCGACGCCGCCGTACACGAACCTGATCGGTCAGCGGCTGGACGGCCAGGACATCAGCGACCCGACCGGTTCGGGTACCGCCGGCCCGATCTGGGAGACGGCGATGCGCGGTGCCCTCCAGGGGATGCCCCGCGACCACTTCACCACCCCACCCGACCGCGTCCTGGGCAGCTACGCGAACAACAACTCGAGCTCGAACCAGAACTCGAACTCCAACCAAAACCCGAACCAGAACCAGCCGACCCCCGGCCATTAAGACCTTGCCCCCTGAAGCGTAGGGCTGCCCCCTCGGAATTCGAGGGGGCAACCCTGCAGTTGAGGGGACACCCGCTCAACTGGAGGGTTGCGCGGGTCAGGGGTGGACCGGGCCCTTGGAGGGTCCGACGCGGCCGCCGGTGCCGGTGGAGGTGGAGGCCTGGTTGTGGAGGCTCGGGAGGTTGCCGACGGCGGGGTGTTTGCGGCCCAGCGGGCCTTCGGCCAGTGCCTTGAACAGGTTCTGGGTCACCTGCCGGGCGAAGTCCACGGACGGCTGGCCGACGTTGTTTTCCGGGTCCGGTCCCTGCAGTGCGCGGACCCACTCGATCGTCCCGGTGGTGAACACGCCGGCCCCGGACGGCACCGTGTAGTAGCTCGCGTCCGAGATCGTGTGCTTCGGCCCGCAGGTGATCGGCGAGTGGGCGACGACCTGTAGGTTCGCGGGCGTTCCGGCGATCGGGTACGCGCGGTCCGCCTCGTCGCCGATCAGCCCGGCGTACGCCGATCCGGCCCCGGCGCCGGTCCCGGTGAAGAGGAAGAAGTTCGGGTCGAGGACCGTGAACGCGCCCTTCGCCGGGAAGCACTCGTAGAGCATCCCGGTCAGCGAGTTCTCCGGGTCCGGGTACGGCGCCGCGCGCCAGTGCACGGTCGTGTCGGGCGCATTGTGCGACGGGTCGAGCTTCGCGTCCTTGTACCCGATCATGATCCGGTTCGCACCGTGCGCGTCCGGCCCGTACCGCACCCGCCAGAAGACCGAGTTCGCGCCCATGAACGCCAGGTTCGTCCCGGCGTCCCGGGCCCTGGTGATGGCCGCGCGGGCCGGCAGCGTCCAGTACTCGTCATGTCCGCCGAACACGATCGCCTTGGCGCCCTTGAGCAAGCCCGGGTCGGCCTGCAGATCGACACTCGTCGCGTACGCGAGCCGTACGCCGCTGCGCTCCGCCTGCTGGACCAGCGGCACGTTGTCGGTCAGCATGCCGCGTGCGCCGTTCAGGTCGTACGGGCGG
The genomic region above belongs to Kribbella solani and contains:
- a CDS encoding transglycosylase domain-containing protein, which encodes MPTTGEGGRGGIRALTRFLGISALAGALAAGLVVPIVGLAGVGTERVVDSLTSLPERLIAGAPDVRTRVLAADGSLIANLYEENRAPVGLKQIAPSMRHAIVAIEDSRFYQHGALDLQGTLRAMIRNRADGTTVQGGSSITQQYVKMTLLENARTPADQRAATALTYQRKLTELRYAIEVEQRYSKDQILDMYLNLANFGDGTYGVQAAAQHYFGVNASQLTLPESAMLAGIVKNPSGYDPVSNPGPATGRRNTVIGRMLQLGVISVGDANRALRTPVIDLSQVHPILNGCANSAYPFYCEYVVSKLLQNPALGDTPQQRDHYLKTGGLTIRTSLDPRIQAAAQKSIDEHSKPSDNTIAAVTVVEPGTGLVKAMVQSKPYGYGMHETAYNYNVEKSYPGGYGGFQNGSTMKAFTIAAAIQQGIPIDYQINSPDQIDLSNVPFRTCKGWTRDGNYTPKNSTKSGDFTMVDGARYSVNTYFLQLSEKTGLCAPATIAAKLGMYNAQTLKPLDQVVSFTLGVGYVTPLMLSNAYATFAARGVHCEPLLVTGITDQNGKSISTPAQACKQVLEPWVADGVNRVLSAVMEPGGTGGNLKFGNWALAGKTGTINKNLAVWFSGYAPNLAAAAVVADATPPYTNLIGQRLDGQDISDPTGSGTAGPIWETAMRGALQGMPRDHFTTPPDRVLGSYANNNSSSNQNSNSNQNPNQNQPTPGH
- a CDS encoding N,N-dimethylformamidase beta subunit family domain-containing protein, with the translated sequence MRATKVLAAGVLVLALVTGCQSSPGASSTAPDTSDGHDEIGSNQPQLGSSDWQMHDSQVAGPMELAGYADHVSVRSGEPFRLFVTSSAGAYTVRAFRIGWYAGAGAKLIWTSPSVPGKAQPQPILTKDRMITAANWSPTLTVQTKGWPAGSYLLLLRATNGKEKYVPLVVRSDRARDAVLIVSGVNTDEAYNAWGSYSLYHGPRKSAAKRSLMVTFDRPYDLNGARGMLTDNVPLVQQAERSGVRLAYATSVDLQADPGLLKGAKAIVFGGHDEYWTLPARAAITRARDAGTNLAFMGANSVFWRVRYGPDAHGANRIMIGYKDAKLDPSHNAPDTTVHWRAAPYPDPENSLTGMLYECFPAKGAFTVLDPNFFLFTGTGAGAGSAYAGLIGDEADRAYPIAGTPANLQVVAHSPITCGPKHTISDASYYTVPSGAGVFTTGTIEWVRALQGPDPENNVGQPSVDFARQVTQNLFKALAEGPLGRKHPAVGNLPSLHNQASTSTGTGGRVGPSKGPVHP